The following proteins are encoded in a genomic region of Cryptomeria japonica chromosome 11, Sugi_1.0, whole genome shotgun sequence:
- the LOC131055438 gene encoding pentatricopeptide repeat-containing protein At1g79490, mitochondrial, with protein sequence MGIGHFLELLSPVAQQVKKPIRVPRVLQRFNKPIYSKKPSEILEILQPLQTQCSRHLDVGCISYKANVGKIKSSFNTADSLQNFCLGHLGTPCNPNWGLFAYGNLRGFSKNGSGSDWTDDVVYLDESGEIITSSKGIRSVKPGEDGHIMVGGVKRIFSDAEIVSKIIEIMKRWTWGPEMELQLDRLQFCMKMVHINHVLKSLKEVEVALSLFNWAKRQNWYAPNEQTYDILLDGLMRAGDSNGIQSLLENMKKEGSAVPFRAYKKVIQHYIATSKLEPAFSCFKQMEEVGCLADVETYNSLMSSFLNMGLPYKAFEIYEAMEKSSCRPDALTFEMMIPSLAKSGRLDTAIKLFEDMKAQGVRSNTLIFTSLVDSLGKAGRLDMTMKVYMDMQAAGVRPSASTFVSLVESYVKAGKLEMALKIWDEMKQAGFRPNYALYTMIVEAYAKAGKLDIAMSIFSSMEKAGFLPMASTFSSLVEMHSARGQVDQAMKLYNSMTNAGLRPTLSTYTSLLTALANKKMLDMAAKILLDMKSVGFTADVNASDILMIYIKEGSVDLALRWMRFMSSAGIRTNNFVVRQLFDSCMRNGLYESAKPLLETCVSSAAKVDLVLYTSILAHLVRCQDEQKERLLMSILSTTKYKAHSFICGLFSGPEQRKEPVLSYVRAFFQGIDYESEESGARYFVNVLLNYLVLMGQINRARCIWKVAYENKLFPKAIVFDEHIAWSLDVRHLSVGAGLVAVIHTLHRFRKRMLYYGVIPRRIKIVTGSTLKIVIAHILSTVNSPFEVSRIVLRATGESVLEWFKKPIVQQFLLNEIPSRNDILMHRLNTLFPSSSPEVRTSSSSRTTSLRN encoded by the coding sequence ATGGGTATTGGTCATTTTCTTGAGCTCTTGTCTCCAGTTGCACAACAGGTGAAAAAGCCCATTAGGGTCCCAAGGGTTCTACAGAGGTTTAACAAGCCCATTTACAGTAAAAAACCATCAGAAATTCTAGAAATATTACAACCACTACAGACTCAATGTAGCCGTCACTTGGACGTTGGTTGCATTAGTTATAAAGCCAATGTGGGGAAAATCAAAAGTTCCTTTAATACCGCAGATTCTCTTCAAAATTTCTGTTTAGGGCATTTGGGCACCCCCTGTAATCCTAACTGGGGATTATTTGCCTATGGGAATCTTAGGGGATTTTCCAAAAATGGGAGTGGTTCGGACTGGACTGATGATGTTGTGTATCTGGATGAGTCTGGTGAGATAATTACATCTAGCAAAGGAATTAGGTCTGTTAAGCCTGGTGAAGATGGTCACATTATGGTTGGAGGTGTAAAGAGGATCTTTTCTGATGCAGAAATCGTGAGCAAAATCATCGAAATTATGAAGAGATGGACATGGGGGCCTGAAATGGAGCTTCAACTGGACCGCTTGCAGTTTTGTATGAAAATGGTACATATTAACCATGTTTTGAAAAGTCTAAAAGAAGTGGAAGTAGCTTTAAGTTTATTCAACTGGGCAAAGAGGCAGAATTGGTATGCTCCTAATGAGCAGACATATGATATTTTGTTAGATGGTTTAATGCGCGCTGGGGATTCTAATGGTATCCAATCTTTGCTAGAAAACATGAAGAAAGAGGGAAGTGCTGTTCCTTTTAGAGCATATAAAAAGGTGATTCAGCACTATATAGCAACTAGCAAATTAGAACCGGCTTTTAGCTGTTTTAAACAAATGGAAGAAGTCGGTTGTCTTGCTGATGTAGAAACGTATAACTCACTGATGAGCTCCTTTTTGAATATGGGTCTTCCATATAAGGCTTTTGAGATTTATGAAGCAATGGAGAAGTCAAGTTGCAGGCCTGATGCACTTACTTTTGAGATGATGATTCCAAGTTTAGCAAAGTCTGGCAGACTTGACACCGCTATCAAGCTTTTTGAAGACATGAAGGCTCAAGGTGTTCGCTCAAATACTTTGATCTTTACATCTCTTGTTGATTCATTGGGAAAAGCAGGGAGGTTGGACATGACCATGAAAGTCTATATGGACATGCAGGCAGCTGGTGTTCGGCCTTCAGCGAGTACTTTTGTTTCTTTAGTAGAATCATATGTTAAGGCTGGAAAACTAGAAATGGCATTAAAGAtctgggatgagatgaaacaggcAGGCTTTAGACCTAATTATGCGCTCTACACCATGATTGTGGAAGCATATGCAAAAGCAGGGAAATTGGATATTGCTATGTCAATATTCTCAAGCATGGAAAAGGCAGGGTTTTTGCCCATGGCAAGCACATTTTCTTCTCTAGTGGAAATGCATTCAGCACGTGGACAGGTTGATCAAGCCATGAAACTTTACAACTCCATGACTAATGCTGGGTTAAGACCTACTCTAAGCACATATACATCACTACTGACAGCATTGGCAAATAAAAAGATGTTGGACATGGCAGCAAAGATTTTGTTGGATATGAAATCTGTAGGTTTCACTGCTGATGTAAATGCGAGTGATATTCTGATGATCTATATTAAGGAAGGGTCTGTTGATTTAGCTTTAAGATGGATGAGATTTATGAGCTCTGCAGGGATAAGGACAAACAACTTTGTCGTTCGTCAACTTTTTGATTCATGCATGAGGAATGGTCTGTATGAGTCGGCAAAACCTCTTCTTGAAACTTGTGTTTCGTCCGCTGCTAAAGTAGATCTGGTGTTATACACATCAATTCTAGCTCATCTAGTACGATGTCAAGATGAGCAAAAAGAAAGGCTTCTAATGTCAATTTTGAGCACCACAAAATATAAAGCTCATTCTTTCATTTGTGGACTTTTTAGTGGCCCAGAACAGAGAAAGGAACCAGTGCTTTCTTATGTAAGGGCATTCTTTCAAGGTATTGACTATGAATCAGAGGAAAGTGGAGCACGATACTTTGTCAATGTGCTATTGAACTACCTTGTTTTGATGGGTCAAATAAATAGGGCACGTTGTATATGGAAAGTTGCATATGAAAATAAACTTTTTCCTAAGGCAATTGTCTTTGATGAGCATATTGCTTGGTCCCTGGATGTTAGACATCTGTCTGTTGGAGCAGGATTAGTTGCTGTGATACACACCCTGCACAGGTTTAGAAAGCGCATGCTTTACTACGGTGTCATTCCAAGAAGAATAAAAATTGTTACAGGATCAACCTTGAAAATTGTGATAGCACATATTCTCAGTACAGTAAATTCTCCATTTGAGGTTAGCAGGATAGTTCTGAGGGCTACAGGCGAGTCTGTTCTTGAGTGGTTTAAAAAGCCAATTGTTCAGCAGTTCCTTCTAAATGAGATTCCTTCAAGAAATGATATTCTTATGCACAGGCTCAATACCCTATTTCCAAGTTCATCGCCTGAGGTTCGGACATCTTCCTCCTCCAGAACAACCAGCCTTCGTAACTAG